The DNA region GCGACGTTGCCCAATATCTGTATAGATGCGATCAACCTCTACTCCCCAAATTGCCGTATCCACAGGTTCATCTAAAAGGGGATCTGTGTAGGTATAAGCAAAAATCGCCATGCACAAAAAAATTGAGGATCAGGTCAGAAGGTGCAATATTAGCTTTCTTCAGGATTCGCCGAATAATTACTGTTGCGAATTAATTCATCGGGGCTGAGATTATCGACAAACTCACGAAATGCTTGGCGTTCTTCCTCATCAGCATCACGGTCAACGGGAATCGAGGCTTCTGAAATCACTTCCTCTAAGACCCAAATCGGGCTATTTGTCCTCAAAGCTAGGGCGATCGCATCACTTGGACGGCAGTCAATTTCTTTTGTGACAGTGCCTTGCTTCGTACAGAGCACCGCATAAAATGTATTGTCTTCTAAGGCATGAATGATTACTTTTTCCAGCACAATATCCCAAACATCGACAAAATTTGCCAGAAGGTCATGAGTTAGAGGACGTGGCGGTGTTTTATTGTCAATCACATTCATGATCGAACGAGCTTGATCCTGACCGATATAAATAGGTAGAGCACGACGCTCAGTGGCATCCTTTAAAAGAACAATCGGACTGCGCGTAATCGCATCAAGGGCGATGCCTGCAACGTTCATTTCAATCATGGCTCTGACCTAGGAAGTTAGTGATTTGGCGATGGATCAAGAAAGAAAGTTATCAAGTTCTTTTGATCATAGAGGCTACTAAGTACAAACACCCAACAACATAGCTGCACTGGTATTTCGTCTCTTACCAGTATCCTACAAGTCTGAAAAATCTCCTGCTCAAGTTCCATGTGTTTTCCATGAAATTTTCAAAATCTAATCTGTCTTTTTCATAGTTCAGCTGAAAAAGACATCAAGATTAAGAATCAATCGCAATCTGACCGCCATCGATATGAACGAATAGCTATGGTTTGGATATTTGGCGATCGCCAAATATTCGAAATTCATGAATCTATTTAACGTGAGTTCGGGATAAGGAAATGAGGTTCTAATCAAGCTGAAGAGAGGGTTTCTTAGGCTGATGACAGTAGGCAATGAGACCGCAAAGCAAGTTGACACAAAAGTTCGCTGGACTGCGATGGCGAGAGTGTTCAATCTGAGAAATATTCTTCAGTTGGTCAATGACGGTCTCAATTAAAGCTCGCTTACGAGCCAGCACTTTGTCACGCCAAAGCATCAGGTGATTCTTCATATTGCGACGAGGCTTAGCTAGAAGCCTCACATCATATTCTTCTTGTAAATACTGTGCCAGAGCTTGAGAGACGTAACCTTTATCGGCAAAGACTTTTCCCGATAACCCTTTCAAAAGCTCCACTACCGGCTTTCTATCATTGGTGTTGCCAGGCGTGATTTTAACATTGAGTAATTCGCCATGGTCATTGATAACCAGATGTAGTTTGAAACCAAAGAACCAACCCACAGAGATTTTACCTCGAGCAGCATGACCTTCAAAAACGCGATGTGGAGAGATGCGGCGATTGTGACAAACCTTGATACTGGTGGCATCAATGAAACTGATTCCTGTGCATTGACCATAACAGTGACGCAAATAGACACACAGCGGTACTAATGTTGAAGGCATCCACTCCACAAAACGTTGGTCACTCACGGCTCTGGGAAAGGCTCCTCGCCAGTGATGACGCACATTGATGAGATAGAAATACTTGAAGTGACGATAGTGAGATTGATGAAATGCAATCAATATCGTCATTATCTCGCTGAGACTAAGGCTTCTAGGGCGACGTCGCCGCCGTTGTTTCGAGGCCAGTAATTGTTGTTGCCATTGAGGTTCAAAGACTTGGCAGAAATCATCAATGGAACAAAACAAAGGGGTAGTGATGCACAAGTAATGGTCATAACTGAAGAGAGAGATTATAGTGTCTGAGAAAATAGACCACTGCTCCAATGTGGTTTTCCCACTTCTTCGAGAAGGAAAGTGCCTGACGGACTAAGCGGGACGTTCTCTGACGTAGAGTGTTGTTGAATCTCTCAATATGATTTGTTTGTCCAGTCTCCTTGCCCACAACTCGATGACGTTTACTCGGTAAGACACAGCCATAGGCATCCCAATAATCGGTGTAGACCAGCGCACACTGACGATACACAGGAGGCAGAGAATCCCATAATTGTTTCGCAGTCTTTTGACTACGGTCTCCGATGGCATATCCCACCACCTCTCGGGTGTCTCGGTCAAGAGCCAGCCAAATCCATGCTTTCTCACCTTTACTACCGACAAAAGACCACAATTCATCCATTTCGATGGTCAGTTGCCCTCTTTTTTTTGAGTCACAGGTAACTC from [Leptolyngbya] sp. PCC 7376 includes:
- a CDS encoding IS1 family transposase (programmed frameshift), with the protein product MLTCPQCQSPSTIKYGHTHSGKQRYRCHECGRQFVEHPAHPPIATDTRQLIDRLLLERLSLAGITRATGVSLRWLQYYVNAKLETVPHELPVTPKKRGQLTIEMDELWSFVGSKGEKAWIWLALDRDTREVVGYAIGDRSQKTAKQLWDSLPPVYRQCALVYTDYWDAYGCVLPSKRHRVVGKETGQTNHIERFNNTLRQRTSRLVRQALSFSKKWENHIGAVVYFLRHYNLSLQL
- a CDS encoding bifunctional nuclease family protein yields the protein MIEMNVAGIALDAITRSPIVLLKDATERRALPIYIGQDQARSIMNVIDNKTPPRPLTHDLLANFVDVWDIVLEKVIIHALEDNTFYAVLCTKQGTVTKEIDCRPSDAIALALRTNSPIWVLEEVISEASIPVDRDADEEERQAFREFVDNLSPDELIRNSNYSANPEES
- a CDS encoding IS982 family transposase, which gives rise to MCITTPLFCSIDDFCQVFEPQWQQQLLASKQRRRRRPRSLSLSEIMTILIAFHQSHYRHFKYFYLINVRHHWRGAFPRAVSDQRFVEWMPSTLVPLCVYLRHCYGQCTGISFIDATSIKVCHNRRISPHRVFEGHAARGKISVGWFFGFKLHLVINDHGELLNVKITPGNTNDRKPVVELLKGLSGKVFADKGYVSQALAQYLQEEYDVRLLAKPRRNMKNHLMLWRDKVLARKRALIETVIDQLKNISQIEHSRHRSPANFCVNLLCGLIAYCHQPKKPSLQLD